The Vidua chalybeata isolate OUT-0048 chromosome 6, bVidCha1 merged haplotype, whole genome shotgun sequence genome has a segment encoding these proteins:
- the FADD gene encoding FAS-associated death domain protein, with amino-acid sequence MDFLSGGLGQDAEIPPARPVPGAGPGAVDRFLSLQLSISSGLSVTELDAMKFLCRDKIKKGKLEAVQMGLELFSILMERQLIAHNKLGFLKELLQHIGRGDLLSLVVQFEQRELHVQDDQPDEHEKLLLKAAFDVICASVGREWKKLMRELGLPEVKLDKVEAAYRFDLEEEVFQALREWQKWKGKDAKVADLIKGLRGCNLNLVADKVEEKIAQVTTGTK; translated from the exons ATGGATTTCCTCTCCGGAGGATTGGGACAGGACGCCGAAATCCCCCCCGCGCGGCCTGTGCCGGGCGCGGGGCCCGGCGCCGTGGATCGTTTCCTGAGCCTGCAGCTCTCCATCTCCTCGGGCCTGTCGGTCACGGAGCTCGACGCCATGAAGTTCCTCTGCCGCGACAAAATTAAGAAGGGAAAGCTTGAGGCGGTGCAAATGGGCCTGGAGCTCTTCAGCATCCTGATGGAGCGGCAGCTAATCGCGCACAACAAGCTGGGAttcctgaaggagctgctgcagcacatcGGTAGGGGCGATTTGCTGTCACTAGTGGTGCAGTTCGAACAGAGAGAACTTCATGTCCAGGATGATCAGCCAGATGAGCATGAAAAAC TTCTCCTGAAGGCAGCTTTTGATGTCATTTGTGCCAGTGTTGGGAGAGAATGGAAGAAGCTGATGCGAGAACTTGGGCTGCCAGAGGTGAAGCTGGACAAGGTGGAGGCAGCCTATCGATTTGATTTGGAGGAAGAGGTTTTTCAGGCACTTCGGGAGTGGCAGAAGTGGAAGGGGAAGGATGCAAAGGTAGCTGACTTAATAAAAGGCCTCCGGGGCTGCAACCTGAATTTGGTGGCAGACAAAGTTGAAGAGAAGATCGCACAGGTGACCACTGGAACCAAATGA